In Solanum pennellii chromosome 3, SPENNV200, a single window of DNA contains:
- the LOC107012199 gene encoding histone acetyltransferase MCC1 isoform X2: MLNLKLSHNPLIQYRPIRTSDLEVLEKIHGDLFPIRYESEFFQNVVNGRDIVSWGAVDRNRPNEQSDELIGFVTARTVLAKDSDIEEFLRYDSSRSEQTLIYILTLGVADSYRNLGIASSLIREVIKYASNIPTCRAVYLHVISYNNPAIYLYKKMSFQCVRRLSAFYFINGQHYDAYLFIYYVNGGRSPCSPLELIKLIVTGAKSGYRMVAAKLWRKEDRKPSKWSKCKESGSLLPTKHNKRMPTEGALSQFV, translated from the exons ATGCTGAACCTCAAACTCTCTCACAATCCACTCATACAATATAGGCCAATACGAACCTCTGATTTAGAAGTACTTGAAAAAATTCATGGGGATCTGTTCCCGATCAG ATATGAGTCTGAGTTCTTCCAAAATGTTGTTAATGGACGAGACATTGTGTCATGGGGAGCTGTTGATCGTAATCGACCCAATGAGCAAAGTGACGAACTTATTGGATTTGTGACTGCCCGGACTGTTCTAGCCAAAGACAGTGAC ATAGAAGAATTTCTGAGGTATGACTCATCTAGATCAGAACAAACACTGATTTACATCTTGACTCTGGGGGTTGCAGACTCTTATAGAAATCTTGGAATAG CCAGTTCTCTCATTCGCGAGGTCATAAAATATGCCTCTAACATCCCAACTTGTCGAGCAGTTTACCTACATGTGATCTCATATAATAACCCTGCCATATACTTGTACAAGAAAATGTCCTTCCAATGTGTGAGGAGGCTGTCtgccttttattttattaatggtcAGCATTACGATGCGTACTTGTTCATCTACTATGTGAATGGTGGTCGCTCTCCTTGCTCACCCTT AGAGCTCATTAAGCTTATAGTTACTGGAGCAAAGAGTGGATACAGGATGGTAGCTGCCAAGCTTTGGAGGAAAGAAGACAGAAAGCCTTCCAAGTGGTCCAAATGCAAGGAGTCTGGCTCCCTTCTTCCAACAAAACATAACAAGAGGATGCCAACCGAGGGTGCTCTGTCTCAATTCGTTTAA
- the LOC107012199 gene encoding histone acetyltransferase MCC1 isoform X1, with amino-acid sequence MLNLKLSHNPLIQYRPIRTSDLEVLEKIHGDLFPIRYESEFFQNVVNGRDIVSWGAVDRNRPNEQSDELIGFVTARTVLAKDSDIEEFLRYDSSRSEQTLIYILTLGVADSYRNLGIASSLIREVIKYASNIPTCRAVYLHVISYNNPAIYLYKKMSFQCVRRLSAFYFINGQHYDAYLFIYYVNGGRSPCSPFFQLEDLLERPLSKSAVANSWASIFPRELIKLIVTGAKSGYRMVAAKLWRKEDRKPSKWSKCKESGSLLPTKHNKRMPTEGALSQFV; translated from the exons ATGCTGAACCTCAAACTCTCTCACAATCCACTCATACAATATAGGCCAATACGAACCTCTGATTTAGAAGTACTTGAAAAAATTCATGGGGATCTGTTCCCGATCAG ATATGAGTCTGAGTTCTTCCAAAATGTTGTTAATGGACGAGACATTGTGTCATGGGGAGCTGTTGATCGTAATCGACCCAATGAGCAAAGTGACGAACTTATTGGATTTGTGACTGCCCGGACTGTTCTAGCCAAAGACAGTGAC ATAGAAGAATTTCTGAGGTATGACTCATCTAGATCAGAACAAACACTGATTTACATCTTGACTCTGGGGGTTGCAGACTCTTATAGAAATCTTGGAATAG CCAGTTCTCTCATTCGCGAGGTCATAAAATATGCCTCTAACATCCCAACTTGTCGAGCAGTTTACCTACATGTGATCTCATATAATAACCCTGCCATATACTTGTACAAGAAAATGTCCTTCCAATGTGTGAGGAGGCTGTCtgccttttattttattaatggtcAGCATTACGATGCGTACTTGTTCATCTACTATGTGAATGGTGGTCGCTCTCCTTGCTCACCCTT TTTTCAGCTTGAGGATTTGTTAGAGAGGCCATTGAGCAAATCTGCTGTTGCGAACTCTTGGGCCTCTATATTTCCCAG AGAGCTCATTAAGCTTATAGTTACTGGAGCAAAGAGTGGATACAGGATGGTAGCTGCCAAGCTTTGGAGGAAAGAAGACAGAAAGCCTTCCAAGTGGTCCAAATGCAAGGAGTCTGGCTCCCTTCTTCCAACAAAACATAACAAGAGGATGCCAACCGAGGGTGCTCTGTCTCAATTCGTTTAA
- the LOC107013010 gene encoding inositol-tetrakisphosphate 1-kinase 5, with product MSESLGGKRFLIGYALSPQKINTFMKDSLVIHARDRGVDLIPIDLEKPLIEQGPFDCVIHKIYDPEWRKQLEEFSIQSPTTLIIDPVNAVEKLQNRVSMLEFVNELKIENLETPLQVFISEDSSESLQDTMTREGLKFPLIAKPLIADGAANSHQMSLTLNQNGLTKLNPPIVLQEFVNHGGVIFKVYVAGDHVKCVKRKSLADISEEKLNTSTSETYQVSNFSAQNKSDHESFAELIEAAEMPPLSFVNEVANRMRDALKLHLFNFDMLRDSRIGTRYLVIDVNYFPGYAKMPEFETVLTDFFIDIAHQKRSRESGNSNQNKEANSNRTNL from the exons ATGTCTGAATCACTAGGAGGAAAGAGGTTTCTTATAGGTTACGCTCTTTCACCTCAAAAGATCAACACCTTTATGAAAGATTCTCTGGTCATTCATGCTCGAGATCGAGGCGTTGATCTCATCCCCATCGATCTCGAAAAGCCATTGATTGAACAAGGTCCCTTTGACTGCGTCATCCACAAGATATATGATCCAGAGTGGAGGAAACAGCTCGAAGAATTCTCCATCCAGAGCCCTACTACACTCATAATTGACCCTGTAAATGCCGTCGAGAAGCTCCAGAATCGAGTCTCCATGCTCGAATTCGTCAACGAATTGAAAATCGAGAATCTCGAAACTCCTTTGCAG GTTTTCATATCGGAAGATTCATCGGAATCTCTGCAGGACACTATGACTCGTGAGGGTTTGAAGTTTCCCCTAATTGCCAAGCCATTGATAGCAGATGGCGCTGCAAATTCACACCAAATGTCTTTAACCCTAAACCAAAACGGTTTAACAAAATTGAACCCGCCAATTGTGCTACAAGAATTCGTGAACCACGGTGGAGTCATTTTCAAAGTTTATGTAGCAGGAGATCACGTGAAGTGCGTGAAAAGAAAGTCATTGGCTGATATCTCTGAAGAAAAACTGAACACTAGCACCTCAGAGACTTATCAGGTATCTAATTTTTCTGCTCAAAACAAGAGCGATCACGAGAGTTTTGCAGAGCTCATCGAGGCGGCAGAAATGCCGCCTTTGAGCTTTGTAAACGAAGTGGCTAATCGGATGAGGGATGCTCTGAAGCTGCATCTATTTAACTTTGATATGCTAAGGGACAGTAGAATTGGAACTCGATATCTTGTAATTGATGTCAATTACTTCCCTGGTTATGCTAAAATGCCCGAATTCGAGACTGTGTTGACTGATTTCTTCATTGATATTGCACACCAAAAGCGAAGCAGAGAGAGTGGTAACTCGAACCAAAACAAGGAGGCGAATTCGAACAGAACCAATTTATAA